The genomic DNA CATCCGCAAGGAAAAACTGTAAACGCATCCGGCAATCAGTTCTTCCGGTTTAACAAGGCTTTACACTATTACATCAAGGCTCGGCTCCCCGCCCTGCACCTCCTGTCAGATCAATCCGATACAGGCGCTATTGAAAACGAAAAAGCCCTGAAATTCTTTTCGTAAAAAGGCTTTCAGGGCTGTATGGTTGCGGAAAACGTTTGTATCTAATCCATGAGACCGAAATTCCGGAGCTCGGACTGCACCTTTTCTTCCCTGACGGGTTTGGTGATATACGCGACGGCCTTGCCGTGAATATACGCCCGAGAGGCCTTGCCGTCGTCATCAAGGGCAGTGGTAATGATTGCCTTGACCTCGTCCGCAGCGGCAACACCTTTCTGCTGCTCCACATGCCGAATGTGCTCAAGGGCCTGCAAGCCGTCCATACCGGGCAGCATGATATCCATGAAAACCACGTCGAACGGTGTCTCTTCCTCAAGCGCAGAGGTAAAAGCCTCCACACCATCCTCGCCCGATTCGGCGACAACACAATCCCACCCCTCAAGGATCATCTTGAGGAATTCCTGATTGATAAGAGTGTCTTCGACGATAAGAGCGCGCATTGTTTTATCCTGTTCAGTCGTCCTGCGGCAGATACGGTGTCAATTCGGCCACGGCTTCAAACAGAAAATGATCCACCAGATGGCAAAGCATGTGCCCTGCCGCGATGTGGATTTCCTGAATCACCGGGGTATCAGCGGACGGCACAGTTACCAGAAAATCGGATACGGCGGTCATTTCCCCGCCGCTCTGCCCTGCAAGTCCGACGGTAATGATTTCATTCCGACGGGCTTCACGCATGGCGCGAATGACATTGGAACTGGTTCCAGAAGTGGAAAGCCCGACCAGAATATCGCCGGGACGGCCAAGGGCCAGAAGCTGCTTGGAGAACACCTCGTCAAAACTGTAATCATTACCAATGGCGGTGAGCGCCGAGGTGTCGGTGGTCAGGGCAAGCCCCGGAAGAGGAGGACGTTCAAGCTTGAAACGATTGGTGAATTCTGCGGCGAGATGCTGGCAGTCGGCAGCACTGCCGCCATTGCCGCAAAACATGACCTTCCCTCCGCCAGCCATGCAAACGGCCATGGTACGGGCAATTTCCACTACCAGTTCGGCTTTTGTGTCAAAGAACGCCTTGCGTGCAGCCAGACCGGCTGCGGCGTGATCCATGACTTTTTTCAATGCTGTTTCAGACATATATTATCCTTGATGAACGATCAGATTTATTTGGCTGCGACGATATAACAAAACAGTCCGGCACGCAATTGCCCGCCCCGCGTCCAAGCACGAACGGGAGGTGAAAAGACTTTTATTCGGTCCGGTTTTGCGTTACAGCCCAACGCTGTGACGGCAATCAGGAGGACTGACGCCTGCACACGAAAAATTTCATACAAGCAAGACAAGGCGATATTATCATGACAGAGTCCAAGGAAAGCACGGTCAGGCTGCTCATCACATGCCCGGACCAACCCGGCATCGTTGCCGCAGTCAGCGGCTTCCTCCACGCGAAGGAAGCCAACATCATTCACTCAGACCAGCATTCCACCGACCCGGAAGGCGGTCGCTTCTTCATGCGAAACGAATTCTATCTGCCCGGTCTGGACCTCGACGGTCTGGAAGACCTGCGCGAGGAATTCGCGGAAAAGGTCGCCAGCCATTTCCCGATGGAATGGAGCCTCAACCCGGTATGGGTGCCGAAAAGAATGGCGATCCTCTGTTCCAAGGTGGACCACGCGCTCATGGAACTCCTGTGGCGCTGGAAACGCGGCGATCTTGAAGCCGACATCAGCGTGGTCATCAGCAACCACCCGGACCTGCGCGAGGCCGTCGAACACTTCGGCGTTCCCTTCCATCACGTCCCGTCAGGCAAGACCCTGCGCGAAAAGGTCATCGCCGAAGACACCATCATGGAACTCATGGGCGAGACCGACATCATCGTCCTTGCCCGCTACATGCAGATTCTCACACCCGATTTCGTGGCAAAATACAGCCGACGCATCATCAACATCCATCACTCGTTCCTGCCCGCATTCGTGGGAGCCGACCCGTATCGCAGGGCGCACCAGCGCGGCGTCAAGCTCATCGGTGCCACGGCCCACTACGTCACGGCCGAACTGGATGAAGGTCCCATCATCGAACAGGACGTCAACCGTGTCACCCACAGCCATGATATCGACGATCTCAAACGCCTCGGTGCGGACATCGAACGGCATGTCCTTGCCCGCGCGGTAAAATGGCACCTTGAGGACCGGGTCATCGTGGACGGCAACAAGACCATTGTTTTCCGCAGATAATCCACTTCATTCGACAAAATAAAAGCCCTCGCCTTCAAACGAAGACGAGGGCTTTTTCATTTCAGTCGTTCAATTCTACCGAGGAACGGCATCCCCGATAACAGCGTCTTCGGGACGGGCCGCCTGCTTTTTTGCGACACCATACAGTTCGAGCAGTTCGGCGAGTTTCACCTTGAGGTTGGTCGTGGTCCGCGCCACCTGTTCAAGGTTGATGAGGACCATGATGTCCACGCGGAAAATAGCGCTTTTCCACATCCCCTGAAGCGTCTCGTGCAGCCCCGGCTCCAGACTGAGCATGGACAACGCCCCGTCAAACTGTTTGGCGGTCTTTGCCTTGAACAGCAGCATCCCCTCGCGGGTGGTGTCATTGGCAAAAAGCTGTTTCTTGCGAATCTTGCTCATGTTCGGCAGCACGTCCACCTCGGCTTCAGGCACACGACGGGCGCGTCCGCTCCGTACCTGAATCTTGCCGCCCTCACGGTGCCCTGTTTCCCGAAGAATGTGGATCGTATTATTCTCCAGCAAAAAGAAAAGCATCTTTTCCAGAGTCGGGACGCTGAAATTCCTGGCCAGTGGACGGATAGCTGATATCTGCTCCGGAATGAATTCCTCAAGCGCCTTGAAAAGGCTGTCACCTGTCATACCAATGGCAATGGCCGCTCCCACGCCCACGGCGATCAACTGGTCAAGCAGGAACTTGAATTCCTTCTGTTCCTTTTTCACCGTTTCCTGATCGCGATCATCGCTTTTTTCCGGATTCTCTTTCCGGGCCTGAGCCTGAAGCACCTGCTCCTGATACCGGACTTCGAAGTCCTTTGCCACGGAATCGATGCAAATGATGCGTGACGCCTGCACGAACTCATTAGCTGAAATCTTCTTTACCTGAGAAAGGGAAGAAAGCCCTTTCACGAGCATGTTCTGAACGAGTTTTGCCTGCTTGCGTCCCTCGAATTCAGTCCGGCTGAACACATAACTCTTCTGAATCCGTGTCTTCTCGATTTTCTGATTCGTGGGATTCAGCTTGGAAAGGATGTCGTCAAACAGGAAACGGATAACGAGAAAACTCCGTTCCTTGGAAATATCGAACTTCTCGCCGCTCAGGATTTCCTTGTGCGCCTCTTCCACCCGGCTGGCAACGAACTGCTCCACAAAGGCTTTCCAGAACTGTTCGTTCAACTGATGCTGCTCGATAAGCTTGCTGTAGTCCTGCAAGGCATCCTGTCCGAAATAACGCAGGACGATTTCCTCGAAATTGTCCGTAATGAGCGCCATGGCGTAGACAATACCCTGCACGCATTTGATGAGCATGGACTCGGTATTGATCAATCCGGCCTGCAACTCGGCGGCCCGGGCCGTATCCTTCACCTTGACCGCTTTCTCGTAATGGGCAAGCAGGACGATGAAATTGGCAATACGCTTGTGAATGTACTCGTAACCGGGATGACCGACACGGCCACACAGGAGCTCCACGACACTCTTCTGCTGTGCCTTGAGCAGTGGGTATTCGTTGATGCTGCTATGGTTGATGCGGATAAACTCAAGAAGCAGTTCACGCTCCATGACCTCACGCAGGGCGGATCGCTCCTTGAGTGCGCGGAGTTTCTTCTGATAGGCGATGAGACGCTGTTCCTTGTCGAGACGCGGCCCAGTGGCTTGAGGAGACGATTCAGTCATGAAGTACGGCAAGTCCTTGTATCCGTTAAAATATGGCGAACATTATGCCAACTTCCACATTTTTGCAAAAAAAATATCCGGCGCAACTGACCGGCTATCTCCCCTGCGCCCCCGTAATCACTGCATTCACCGCCGACAGGAAAACATGAAAAGGGGTCGCTTGACCACCTCTCTGGAAAAAGCAATAAATACGGCGTGATCTTATGTACCGGCTGTGGCCGCAAAAATGACGATGAAGCACGTTTCTGCACAAACTGCGGGAAAAAACTTCAGTCGTCCTTCCAGTCAACAGGTCCTGTCTCGAACGGCCCCGCTCCTCTTGAGCGCTTTGAGAGCAAGCGGCTTCCGGCCGACG from uncultured Pseudodesulfovibrio sp. includes the following:
- the purU gene encoding formyltetrahydrofolate deformylase, producing MTESKESTVRLLITCPDQPGIVAAVSGFLHAKEANIIHSDQHSTDPEGGRFFMRNEFYLPGLDLDGLEDLREEFAEKVASHFPMEWSLNPVWVPKRMAILCSKVDHALMELLWRWKRGDLEADISVVISNHPDLREAVEHFGVPFHHVPSGKTLREKVIAEDTIMELMGETDIIVLARYMQILTPDFVAKYSRRIINIHHSFLPAFVGADPYRRAHQRGVKLIGATAHYVTAELDEGPIIEQDVNRVTHSHDIDDLKRLGADIERHVLARAVKWHLEDRVIVDGNKTIVFRR
- a CDS encoding response regulator; translation: MRALIVEDTLINQEFLKMILEGWDCVVAESGEDGVEAFTSALEEETPFDVVFMDIMLPGMDGLQALEHIRHVEQQKGVAAADEVKAIITTALDDDGKASRAYIHGKAVAYITKPVREEKVQSELRNFGLMD
- a CDS encoding zinc-ribbon domain-containing protein, producing MILCTGCGRKNDDEARFCTNCGKKLQSSFQSTGPVSNGPAPLERFESKRLPADAWASLKRMAEAWVYVIVLAAVGTGCMIQEIWWPLYPAVGLIGLIAWFRRI
- a CDS encoding D-sedoheptulose 7-phosphate isomerase — encoded protein: MSETALKKVMDHAAAGLAARKAFFDTKAELVVEIARTMAVCMAGGGKVMFCGNGGSAADCQHLAAEFTNRFKLERPPLPGLALTTDTSALTAIGNDYSFDEVFSKQLLALGRPGDILVGLSTSGTSSNVIRAMREARRNEIITVGLAGQSGGEMTAVSDFLVTVPSADTPVIQEIHIAAGHMLCHLVDHFLFEAVAELTPYLPQDD